A genome region from Natranaeroarchaeum sulfidigenes includes the following:
- a CDS encoding DegT/DnrJ/EryC1/StrS family aminotransferase, with translation MANISIADPDLGRVEAERVADVIDSGMVADGPTVRQFESAFADYCDVEHAVATSNGTTALHAAFEALEIGQGDRVVTTPFSFVASANAIRLAGAEPVFADIDPETYNLDPDAVTELLDAEGETIDAILAVHLYGLPANIEPLAALADEHDLLLVEDAAQAHGATYNGERVGSFGDAACFSFYPTKNMTTGEGGMITTDREDVAERAAQFVNHGRSDTYEHVELGHNFRMTSIGAAIGLAQLEKLPEYVAKRRENARILTERLRSQPAVATPFEPAYARHAYHQYTIRCKNRDRLRSYLDNAGIGTGVYYPTPIHEQPAYDHVETDAPVAEQAAREVLSLPVHPALSIDDVRSITTVVQSCYE, from the coding sequence ATGGCGAACATATCGATTGCAGACCCCGATCTCGGCAGGGTCGAGGCAGAACGAGTCGCCGACGTGATCGACAGTGGAATGGTCGCCGATGGACCGACCGTCAGGCAGTTCGAATCGGCGTTCGCCGACTATTGTGATGTCGAGCACGCGGTGGCAACCTCGAACGGGACGACCGCCCTGCATGCGGCGTTCGAGGCACTCGAAATCGGTCAGGGGGATCGGGTCGTCACGACGCCGTTCTCGTTCGTGGCAAGTGCGAACGCGATCCGACTGGCCGGAGCGGAGCCGGTCTTTGCCGACATCGATCCCGAAACGTACAACCTCGATCCGGACGCAGTCACAGAGCTGCTCGACGCGGAGGGCGAGACGATCGACGCGATCCTCGCCGTTCATCTCTACGGGTTGCCCGCAAACATCGAGCCGCTGGCAGCGCTCGCGGACGAGCACGATCTACTGCTCGTTGAGGACGCCGCACAGGCACATGGAGCTACCTACAACGGGGAACGGGTCGGGTCGTTCGGCGATGCAGCCTGCTTCTCGTTTTACCCGACGAAGAACATGACGACCGGTGAGGGAGGGATGATCACGACTGACCGAGAGGACGTTGCCGAGCGTGCCGCCCAGTTCGTCAACCACGGACGGAGCGATACCTACGAACACGTCGAACTCGGTCACAACTTCCGGATGACGAGCATCGGGGCGGCGATCGGGCTCGCTCAGCTCGAGAAACTGCCCGAGTACGTCGCAAAGCGCCGGGAGAACGCCCGAATACTGACCGAACGACTCCGGAGCCAACCCGCGGTCGCGACGCCCTTTGAACCTGCGTATGCAAGACACGCGTATCACCAGTATACGATCCGGTGCAAGAATCGGGACCGCCTCAGGTCATATCTCGATAACGCGGGGATCGGTACCGGTGTCTACTATCCGACACCGATCCACGAACAGCCAGCCTACGACCACGTCGAAACGGACGCGCCAGTTGCTGAGCAAGCCGCAAGGGAAGTGCTGTCCCTGCCCGTTCACCCTGCACTCTCGATCGACGACGTGCGTTCGATAACCACTGTCGTACAGTCCTGCTACGAATAA
- a CDS encoding Gfo/Idh/MocA family protein has protein sequence MSTNTIDVGVIGVGSMGRHHARVYQELPTTELVGVADADLEAATSVASDYETTALSIEKLLDRVDAVSIAVPTKYHFETAMTAFRRETHVLVEKPIVDSPEYGQELIEFAGEHDLVLQVGHIERFNPAIQALVDIVPDLDVLAVDARRLGPPLDRDIGTSPVLDLMIHDIDVLLSLLDEHGDVTHASATADDQHVTATVEFGDVLGTLTASRITQQKVREMTITARECQVYVDYISRSIQIHRHSLPEYIEENGDLRYRHENIVEHPTVENGEPLKKELAAFAEAIRTGTEPVVTGEDGLEALRVASEIETVALGGERVIQ, from the coding sequence ATGAGTACGAATACGATCGACGTCGGCGTTATCGGCGTTGGGAGCATGGGCCGACACCACGCGCGTGTGTACCAGGAACTCCCAACGACTGAGCTAGTCGGTGTTGCTGACGCGGATCTGGAGGCCGCGACGAGTGTCGCATCGGACTACGAAACGACCGCACTCTCGATCGAGAAACTCCTCGATCGAGTCGATGCCGTCTCGATCGCCGTCCCGACGAAGTATCACTTCGAGACGGCGATGACGGCGTTCAGGAGGGAGACCCACGTTCTCGTCGAGAAACCGATCGTCGACTCACCGGAGTACGGACAGGAACTAATAGAGTTCGCTGGCGAACACGACCTCGTCCTGCAGGTCGGCCATATCGAGCGGTTCAACCCGGCGATACAGGCGCTCGTCGATATCGTTCCGGATCTCGACGTACTCGCGGTCGACGCCAGACGGCTGGGGCCGCCACTTGACCGTGATATCGGAACGAGTCCTGTGCTCGATCTGATGATTCACGATATCGACGTCTTGCTGTCCCTGCTCGACGAGCACGGAGATGTCACACATGCGAGTGCAACCGCAGACGACCAGCACGTTACCGCGACGGTCGAGTTCGGCGACGTGCTTGGGACCCTGACGGCCAGTCGAATTACCCAGCAGAAGGTCCGTGAGATGACGATTACAGCCCGTGAGTGTCAGGTGTACGTCGATTACATCTCGCGGTCGATTCAGATTCACCGTCACTCCTTGCCGGAGTACATCGAAGAGAACGGAGACCTCCGGTATCGGCACGAGAACATCGTCGAGCATCCGACTGTCGAGAACGGTGAACCCTTGAAAAAGGAGCTCGCTGCCTTCGCCGAGGCGATCCGGACGGGAACCGAACCGGTCGTTACCGGGGAGGACGGGCTGGAGGCTCTCAGGGTCGCAAGCGAGATCGAGACCGTCGCTCTCGGGGGTGAACGGGTTATCCAGTAG
- a CDS encoding nucleotide sugar dehydrogenase: MSKTLQDTQCSRLYRSSATPDQQRAAFRSGEVPVAVYGLGRLGLSLSMVYASTTGHVVGVGNDQERVARIDDGECPVDDEPRLPSLVRTATTADALSVTTRTGAVAKEASVHVIAVETGIRSDNAPDFSELRTLLRDIAPALDSGDLVLVESIVPPGTCRDIVQPILLAGSDLDADEFGVAACPSRATPGRSLREMRGSYPKIVGGVDAESTLAAAVVYDELRVSEVVTVNTSTVAECARVVESVYRDVTIGLANELAGLADELGTDIPRAIEAANTHPRCDVPDPRPGTGGYDLPDTPYYLINECASSTPLIEAAREVNESMPEHLANALVRELAATDTHIEDAVVLLLGLSHHPNVGETRAAPSIELSNTLARFGATVVGVDPLVEDTSAFEDIYFAGVDHVREMDLDAVVVVTDHDVFDEFDWSVFDPPLVVLDGRGSLDGSADASLSAHHVTRFGVSSSN, encoded by the coding sequence ATGTCGAAGACACTTCAGGATACCCAGTGTTCGCGGTTATACCGTAGCAGCGCGACGCCCGATCAGCAGCGCGCGGCGTTCCGGTCCGGCGAGGTACCGGTCGCCGTTTACGGCCTCGGTCGACTGGGTCTCTCACTGTCGATGGTCTACGCCAGTACCACAGGCCACGTTGTGGGGGTCGGCAACGATCAAGAGCGTGTCGCTCGTATCGATGATGGAGAGTGTCCTGTCGACGACGAACCACGGCTTCCCTCGCTCGTCCGAACGGCCACAACTGCGGATGCGCTCTCGGTGACCACCAGAACAGGAGCGGTCGCGAAGGAAGCGAGCGTCCACGTTATCGCTGTCGAAACCGGTATCAGGTCGGATAACGCGCCGGACTTCTCCGAGCTCAGGACGCTGCTCCGGGACATCGCACCCGCTCTGGATTCCGGGGACCTCGTACTGGTAGAATCGATCGTCCCCCCCGGAACGTGCCGCGATATCGTCCAGCCGATCCTGCTGGCCGGGAGCGATCTCGACGCCGACGAGTTCGGGGTTGCGGCCTGTCCGTCTCGTGCTACCCCGGGGAGATCCCTCCGCGAGATGCGCGGTAGCTACCCGAAGATCGTCGGCGGCGTCGACGCCGAGAGTACCCTCGCCGCCGCGGTGGTGTACGACGAACTCCGGGTTTCGGAGGTCGTCACGGTCAATACCAGCACAGTGGCCGAGTGCGCCCGCGTCGTCGAGAGCGTCTACCGGGACGTCACGATCGGGCTGGCGAACGAACTGGCGGGACTGGCCGACGAACTCGGCACCGATATACCTCGCGCAATCGAGGCTGCGAACACACACCCGCGCTGTGACGTCCCCGACCCGCGACCGGGCACCGGGGGGTACGATCTCCCGGACACGCCATACTATCTCATCAACGAGTGTGCGTCGTCGACCCCGCTAATCGAAGCAGCCAGAGAGGTCAACGAGTCGATGCCCGAACACCTCGCAAACGCACTCGTCCGCGAACTGGCGGCCACCGATACCCACATTGAAGACGCCGTCGTGTTGTTGCTCGGACTATCCCATCATCCAAATGTCGGCGAGACGCGGGCCGCCCCGTCAATCGAGCTGTCGAACACATTGGCACGCTTCGGGGCAACGGTTGTCGGTGTCGACCCGCTCGTCGAGGATACGTCCGCATTCGAGGACATCTACTTCGCGGGGGTAGATCACGTCCGCGAGATGGATCTCGACGCCGTGGTGGTAGTAACCGACCACGATGTGTTCGATGAGTTCGACTGGTCCGTGTTCGATCCACCACTGGTAGTCCTCGACGGCAGAGGGAGCCTCGATGGGTCGGCCGACGCGAGCCTTAGTGCACACCATGTCACACGGTTCGGCGTCTCGTCGTCGAACTGA